One genomic segment of Prosthecobacter fusiformis includes these proteins:
- a CDS encoding ParA family protein, with product MIYGLTNSKGGVGKTTIAVHLAAWLVKKKRTVIFIDADPQSSASQWISELDLDIQLEKLSEPEEIIRRVAQLATDANDIVIDGPAGLSTTTRAIMLRSDRVFLPCGPSILDLRAASKAVLLLREAQKSRKGPPVGTIIPNKLQKRGRLSREMLGAAQKLGVPLLAGLSQRQSFVDAAGQAKVVWQMGASALVASHEMQQLMKEMTRG from the coding sequence ATGATTTACGGTTTAACAAATTCTAAAGGCGGCGTTGGCAAAACAACGATTGCCGTCCACCTGGCAGCTTGGCTCGTCAAAAAGAAACGGACAGTCATTTTCATTGATGCTGATCCTCAATCTTCCGCCTCGCAGTGGATCAGTGAACTCGATCTGGACATTCAGCTCGAAAAACTGTCCGAGCCGGAGGAGATAATTCGTCGAGTCGCGCAACTGGCGACTGACGCTAATGACATCGTCATAGATGGACCCGCAGGGCTTTCCACAACCACAAGGGCGATCATGTTGCGGTCGGACCGTGTTTTTCTTCCATGTGGACCATCCATTCTCGATCTCCGCGCAGCTTCAAAAGCAGTGCTCTTGCTGCGTGAAGCTCAAAAATCCCGGAAGGGTCCGCCTGTTGGAACGATCATTCCAAACAAACTGCAAAAACGCGGTCGGCTGAGTCGTGAGATGCTCGGCGCTGCACAAAAACTCGGTGTTCCTTTGTTGGCCGGGCTTTCACAGCGCCAAAGCTTTGTTGATGCAGCCGGGCAGGCGAAAGTGGTCTGGCAAATGGGAGCATCAGCCCTCGTGGCTTCTCACGAAATGCAGCAACTCATGAAGGAGATGACCCGTGGTTAA
- a CDS encoding replication initiator protein A, with protein MGRKIEGGIKEHQDLTRFTVSAADVAAKDQIDLMSRNWFSLVPGRTEPIDHKYVDQKTGMTESVRITGSKEHGGIATIHDQDLLLFAISQWVDAQRLGLATSRRIHFTPYQFFAWLKIAPHGTAYDRLKDALNRLKTTNIQTTVRAEIGKRTRNRIKQFSWITEWEITEEQGEVRGIEVVLAEWLFESIQNFHVLTLDKRYFEIPGGVERWLYLYARKATGGGAGIWKETFKSLYLKSASQQEYKHYASTLRKLIKKNELPGVRLEKVSSVQGKDMLLMERTDKRPLAEKLPAADREVQMALIEKTPLEEAWENVLEILNKHLGDATVNAWIRILNLVGYEDGTLTYRASTQFIVDTVEIQYKPRLMQAWESLGYDLKAIRFEVKSSKKGSASTVGSAKK; from the coding sequence ATGGGCAGGAAAATCGAGGGTGGAATCAAGGAACATCAAGACCTTACACGGTTTACAGTTTCCGCTGCCGATGTCGCTGCAAAAGACCAGATAGACTTGATGTCGCGTAATTGGTTTAGTTTAGTTCCAGGCAGGACGGAGCCTATTGATCACAAATATGTCGATCAGAAGACTGGAATGACTGAGTCAGTTCGGATTACAGGAAGCAAAGAGCATGGAGGCATCGCCACGATTCATGACCAAGACTTGCTGCTATTTGCCATTTCTCAATGGGTAGATGCTCAACGCCTTGGCTTGGCAACATCCCGAAGGATTCACTTCACGCCGTATCAGTTCTTCGCTTGGTTGAAAATAGCACCCCACGGGACGGCCTATGACAGGCTCAAGGACGCGCTTAACCGTTTGAAAACGACCAATATTCAGACCACGGTTCGCGCCGAAATTGGCAAACGGACACGAAACCGAATTAAACAGTTTTCGTGGATCACAGAATGGGAGATCACTGAGGAGCAAGGAGAAGTGCGCGGCATCGAAGTGGTGCTCGCGGAATGGTTATTTGAAAGCATCCAAAACTTCCATGTCCTCACTCTGGATAAACGCTATTTTGAAATTCCGGGGGGAGTCGAACGCTGGTTGTACCTGTATGCCCGTAAAGCCACAGGAGGTGGTGCCGGCATTTGGAAAGAGACATTCAAAAGTCTTTATCTCAAATCGGCTTCCCAGCAGGAATACAAACATTATGCCAGCACGCTGAGGAAGCTGATCAAAAAGAATGAGCTTCCTGGGGTTCGCCTCGAAAAGGTCAGCTCCGTTCAGGGCAAAGATATGCTCTTGATGGAGAGGACGGATAAAAGGCCTCTGGCGGAAAAATTGCCCGCCGCTGATCGGGAAGTGCAAATGGCTTTGATTGAGAAAACGCCACTTGAAGAAGCGTGGGAGAACGTGTTGGAAATCCTCAACAAACATCTTGGGGATGCGACGGTGAATGCCTGGATCAGGATCTTGAATCTGGTCGGCTATGAGGATGGCACCCTCACCTATCGCGCATCGACACAGTTCATTGTCGATACCGTGGAAATCCAATACAAGCCGAGGCTCATGCAGGCGTGGGAGAGCTTGGGTTACGATCTGAAAGCCATCCGCTTTGAGGTGAAGTCGTCGAAGAAAGGTTCTGCCTCAACCGTGGGTTCGGCGAAAAAATGA
- a CDS encoding type IV secretory system conjugative DNA transfer family protein, translated as MDRPPPPLNSRTGQGHPTQPVVKDWPDNDEELLDFSPDPKNRQRENLWLMKDAFEGVQIFGGTGSGKSSGSGQAIARAFMEANLGGLVLTAKTDEVLTWKQYAKEAGRETDLLIVEQGGPLKFNFLRYELRRPGIGAGHTENLVNLFCSVLEASDRRHGQGGGNDSYWQRTLKQLLRNAVDLAILAADDVDLPSLYKIIATAPRSIAEAADEKWQSDSVCFTLIEVSKDKAKEKGRVQDYELTRDYWLKEFPGLAVETRSVIVSTFTSMADCFLRGMLRDLFCTDLNFTPEDSFNGRIIILNLPVKEYNELGQFAQVLFKFVWQRAVERRIPPGVPRAQAEKTIRPVFLWADESQFFVNSYDALFQSTARSSRACTVYLTQNLPSYLATFSGANSRAEAETFLGNLQTKIFHANGDPTTNNWAADSIGRTRQVQFYGGMSEGTGARGGGGMNQSAGGSQVFEYLIQPQEFTMLRTGGEECELQVDAIIFQGGRRWVTASKTAKTTQNFIRHVFPQLYS; from the coding sequence ATGGACCGACCTCCGCCCCCTTTAAATAGTCGAACTGGCCAGGGGCATCCGACCCAGCCGGTCGTCAAAGACTGGCCGGATAATGACGAGGAGCTTCTCGATTTCAGCCCCGACCCCAAGAACCGGCAGCGGGAGAATTTGTGGCTGATGAAGGATGCCTTTGAGGGCGTGCAGATCTTCGGTGGGACAGGTTCCGGCAAATCCTCAGGTAGCGGGCAGGCTATTGCCCGCGCATTCATGGAAGCTAATCTGGGCGGTCTGGTTTTGACCGCCAAAACCGACGAGGTGCTTACCTGGAAGCAATACGCGAAGGAGGCGGGGAGAGAGACAGATTTGCTCATTGTGGAGCAGGGCGGACCGCTCAAATTCAACTTCCTCCGGTATGAGCTGAGGCGTCCAGGCATCGGGGCAGGGCATACGGAAAACCTCGTTAATCTCTTTTGTAGCGTACTCGAGGCCTCGGACCGAAGACATGGTCAGGGCGGGGGCAATGACAGCTATTGGCAGCGCACCTTGAAGCAGCTTTTGCGCAACGCCGTTGATCTGGCCATCCTGGCGGCTGATGATGTGGATCTCCCATCCCTCTATAAAATCATCGCTACCGCACCGCGTTCGATTGCCGAGGCGGCTGACGAAAAGTGGCAGTCAGATTCGGTCTGCTTCACGTTGATTGAGGTTTCCAAGGACAAAGCCAAGGAAAAGGGGAGGGTGCAGGATTACGAACTGACGCGGGATTATTGGCTCAAGGAATTCCCTGGGCTCGCCGTCGAAACCCGCTCTGTGATTGTCTCCACCTTCACCAGCATGGCTGATTGTTTCCTGCGGGGCATGCTCCGGGATCTTTTCTGCACGGATCTCAATTTCACCCCAGAGGACAGCTTCAATGGCAGGATCATCATTTTGAATCTGCCCGTGAAGGAATATAACGAGTTGGGCCAGTTCGCCCAAGTGCTATTCAAATTCGTCTGGCAGAGGGCTGTCGAACGCCGAATTCCGCCAGGCGTTCCCCGCGCTCAGGCAGAGAAAACCATCCGCCCTGTTTTCCTTTGGGCTGACGAATCTCAGTTCTTCGTCAATTCTTATGACGCGCTGTTCCAAAGCACCGCCCGCAGCTCGCGGGCTTGCACCGTTTATCTGACCCAAAACCTGCCCAGCTATCTGGCCACCTTCTCAGGAGCCAATTCCAGGGCCGAGGCGGAGACGTTTCTGGGCAATCTCCAGACCAAGATTTTCCACGCCAATGGCGACCCAACCACCAATAACTGGGCGGCTGACTCCATCGGAAGAACCCGGCAGGTTCAATTTTATGGTGGCATGTCTGAGGGAACCGGAGCCCGAGGCGGGGGAGGGATGAACCAGAGTGCAGGGGGCAGCCAGGTCTTTGAATATCTGATTCAGCCCCAGGAATTCACCATGCTGCGCACAGGCGGGGAGGAATGTGAGCTGCAAGTCGATGCCATCATATTCCAGGGAGGGCGGCGTTGGGTTACCGCCAGCAAAACCGCTAAGACAACGCAGAATTTCATCCGGCATGTCTTCCCCCAGCTTTATTCATGA